In one window of uncultured Sphaerochaeta sp. DNA:
- a CDS encoding glycine--tRNA ligase, producing MAEVTMDKIVSLCKRRGFIFQSSEIYGGLNGAYDYGPLGVQLKNNIRDFWWKEMTQIHDDIVGLDASILMHPRVWEASGHVSNFSDPMVDCKQCKSRFRADQIDLGGACPTCGTRDSFTEPRNFNLMFATHIGANLDGGSTIYLRPETAQGIYADFKNVVSSSRVKVPFGIAQVGKSFRNEITTKNFIFRSCEFEQMEMQWFCKPGTDEEWFGYWREQRMAFYHKMGIKPSSLRWHQHGPDELAFYAKDAYDIQFLFPMGWQELEGVHNRTDYDLGQHQKFSGKDLTYLDPEDNQRYIPYVVETSAGLTRNVLMALSDAYEEETLEGGDVRTVLHFHPNIAPVTVAVLPLVKKDGIAEFASKLEKEMRDDFSTFFDVSGAIGRRYRRMDEIGTPYCVTVDYQTLEDNTVTLRYRDSMEQSRVSITDLVATIKEANKAYKRVE from the coding sequence ATGGCAGAAGTAACGATGGATAAGATTGTCTCCTTATGTAAGCGACGTGGGTTTATTTTTCAGTCAAGTGAAATTTATGGTGGCTTGAATGGCGCTTATGATTACGGGCCACTGGGAGTTCAGCTGAAAAACAATATTCGCGATTTCTGGTGGAAAGAGATGACCCAGATCCATGACGATATCGTAGGATTGGATGCTTCCATCCTCATGCATCCCCGAGTCTGGGAAGCAAGTGGCCATGTGTCCAACTTCAGTGACCCCATGGTTGACTGCAAGCAGTGCAAGTCACGATTCCGTGCTGATCAGATCGATCTTGGCGGCGCTTGTCCTACCTGTGGTACCCGCGATAGTTTTACCGAACCAAGGAATTTCAACCTGATGTTTGCGACCCACATTGGCGCAAATCTGGACGGTGGCTCCACAATCTACCTTCGGCCTGAGACTGCGCAGGGAATCTATGCAGATTTCAAGAATGTGGTTTCCTCAAGCCGTGTGAAGGTTCCCTTCGGAATTGCACAGGTAGGCAAGTCCTTCAGAAACGAAATCACCACGAAGAATTTCATCTTCCGTTCTTGTGAGTTCGAGCAGATGGAGATGCAGTGGTTCTGCAAACCTGGAACGGATGAGGAATGGTTCGGCTATTGGCGTGAACAGAGGATGGCTTTCTATCATAAGATGGGTATCAAGCCAAGCAGTCTCAGGTGGCATCAGCATGGCCCAGACGAGCTGGCTTTCTACGCAAAGGATGCCTATGATATTCAGTTCCTCTTCCCAATGGGCTGGCAGGAACTTGAGGGTGTCCATAACCGGACCGATTATGACTTGGGACAGCATCAGAAATTCAGTGGAAAAGATCTTACCTATCTTGATCCTGAGGATAACCAGCGCTACATCCCTTATGTTGTGGAAACCTCAGCTGGCTTGACCCGTAATGTATTGATGGCACTCAGTGATGCATATGAGGAAGAGACCTTGGAAGGGGGAGATGTCAGGACGGTGCTGCACTTCCATCCGAATATTGCTCCTGTCACTGTTGCGGTCCTTCCTCTGGTCAAGAAGGACGGAATCGCGGAATTTGCTTCCAAGCTCGAAAAGGAAATGAGAGATGACTTCTCAACCTTCTTCGATGTCAGTGGCGCAATCGGGCGTAGATACCGAAGAATGGATGAGATCGGCACCCCATACTGTGTTACCGTTGATTACCAAACCTTGGAAGACAATACGGTTACCCTTCGATACAGGGATAGTATGGAACAGAGCAGGGTAAGTATCACGGATTTGGTTGCCACAATCAAGGAAGCAAACAAAGCATACAAGCGAGTGGAGTAG
- the gltX gene encoding glutamate--tRNA ligase, translating into MEVRVRYAPSPTGLQHIGGVRTALFNYFFARANEGKFILRVEDTDRERYSDESLQDLYDTLEWLGVSWDEGPVVGGDYGPYIQSERFDLYKQYAEKLVDEGKAYYCYCTPQRLEALREQQQKEKSKQQGYDRHCRNLTAEQRKAYEDEGIKPVIRLKVPSEGKTTFHDVLMGDISRKNKDVSPDPVLLKSDGFPTYHLANVIDDHMMGITHIMRAQEWIPSGPLHIILYEAFGWEPPLYCHLPMVMGKDGQKLSKRHGSTAVREFREKGYLPEALMNYVSMVGWSYDGQREFFSKDELEQLFTLEKINKAPGIFDYKKLDWFNGQYIRQKGDEELLELLLPYMEKAGFVTLPLQEHEKRDMLALTAVSKERLKVLSDIVDLSRFLFETPTYEDVNLFAAKKVDLATATLALERAYAKLKEGFDTGKEQEEIEAEIASLADELDIKVNGVFMPLRVALTGSTVSLPLFDSIKLLGQEETYKRIETALDVLKREV; encoded by the coding sequence ATGGAAGTACGAGTACGCTATGCACCTTCTCCGACCGGTTTGCAACATATCGGTGGGGTAAGGACCGCATTATTCAACTATTTCTTTGCCCGTGCAAACGAAGGCAAGTTCATTTTACGTGTGGAAGACACCGATCGTGAGCGTTACAGTGATGAGTCCTTGCAGGACTTATATGACACGCTCGAATGGTTGGGTGTTTCATGGGATGAGGGTCCCGTGGTCGGCGGAGATTATGGTCCCTATATCCAAAGCGAGCGTTTCGACCTGTACAAGCAGTATGCTGAGAAACTGGTAGATGAAGGCAAGGCCTATTACTGCTACTGTACTCCCCAGCGGTTGGAAGCCTTGCGTGAACAGCAACAAAAAGAGAAGAGTAAGCAGCAGGGATATGACCGCCACTGCCGTAATCTTACCGCCGAACAGCGTAAGGCGTATGAGGATGAAGGCATAAAACCCGTCATCCGTCTGAAGGTACCCTCTGAGGGTAAGACAACCTTCCACGATGTGCTCATGGGTGATATCTCTAGAAAGAACAAGGATGTCAGTCCTGATCCTGTACTGCTCAAGAGTGACGGATTTCCCACCTATCATCTGGCAAACGTCATTGATGACCATATGATGGGTATTACGCATATTATGAGGGCACAAGAGTGGATTCCCTCCGGTCCTCTGCACATCATTCTCTATGAAGCTTTTGGTTGGGAGCCTCCCTTGTATTGCCATCTTCCGATGGTTATGGGCAAGGACGGACAGAAGCTCAGCAAGCGTCACGGCTCGACTGCTGTGCGGGAGTTCCGTGAGAAGGGATACCTGCCTGAGGCCTTGATGAACTATGTAAGCATGGTAGGATGGTCCTACGATGGACAGAGAGAGTTTTTCAGCAAGGATGAGCTTGAACAACTCTTCACTCTGGAGAAGATCAATAAGGCTCCTGGGATATTTGACTACAAGAAACTTGATTGGTTCAATGGACAATATATCCGTCAGAAAGGTGATGAAGAGCTCTTGGAGCTGTTGCTTCCCTACATGGAGAAAGCTGGCTTTGTCACGCTTCCCCTACAGGAACATGAGAAGCGCGACATGCTTGCTCTCACGGCAGTGAGTAAGGAGCGGCTGAAGGTACTCAGTGACATTGTAGATCTGAGTAGGTTCCTTTTTGAGACACCCACCTATGAGGATGTGAATTTGTTCGCTGCCAAAAAGGTGGACCTGGCTACTGCAACCCTTGCCTTGGAGAGAGCTTATGCAAAGCTTAAGGAAGGGTTTGATACAGGCAAGGAGCAAGAGGAAATTGAAGCGGAGATTGCTTCCCTGGCTGATGAATTGGATATCAAGGTGAACGGGGTCTTCATGCCCTTGAGGGTAGCCCTCACCGGTAGTACGGTTAGCCTTCCCCTGTTTGACTCGATCAAACTATTGGGCCAGGAAGAGACATATAAACGAATTGAAACAGCGTTGGACGTGCTGAAGAGAGAGGTATAA
- a CDS encoding HD domain-containing protein: protein MAYFDTVHSIERRNTILINPTIPAFFAGGNTSLTNLFRLPVTLFTTLYTSKYLSPFNQLSSFPTELLFLLFSLISFLLAYNIQRTCRPRYLREHELLVSDILAHEEFLKLKEYHHHAGHIYDHVTRVSYISYRISKALGLDYHAAARGGLLHDFFLYDWRERKSQDEKRSSHGKEHPYIALENAQKYFTVNAKEADIIVKHMFPKTLSLPRYRESFIVSLSDKIAAVYEYSLGLKRS, encoded by the coding sequence TTGGCGTATTTCGATACGGTACACTCAATTGAACGGAGGAACACAATACTGATCAACCCAACGATACCAGCCTTTTTTGCAGGGGGAAACACCTCCCTCACAAACCTGTTTAGGTTGCCTGTTACCCTATTTACTACGTTATACACTTCCAAATATCTCAGCCCTTTCAATCAGCTTTCCAGCTTTCCAACTGAACTGCTGTTCCTACTCTTTTCTCTTATCAGTTTTCTACTCGCATACAACATCCAACGAACCTGCAGACCGCGTTATCTTCGCGAGCATGAACTGCTGGTAAGTGATATTCTTGCTCATGAGGAGTTCCTCAAACTGAAAGAGTATCATCATCATGCAGGTCATATCTATGACCATGTCACCAGGGTAAGCTACATCTCATACCGTATCAGCAAGGCTTTAGGGCTGGATTATCACGCTGCAGCACGGGGAGGTTTGCTCCATGACTTCTTCCTCTATGACTGGAGGGAACGAAAGAGCCAGGATGAGAAGCGCTCATCCCACGGAAAGGAACACCCTTATATCGCTTTGGAGAATGCACAGAAGTACTTCACAGTGAATGCAAAGGAAGCTGACATCATTGTCAAACATATGTTCCCAAAGACCCTCTCTCTTCCCAGATATCGGGAGAGTTTCATCGTAAGTCTCAGCGACAAGATTGCTGCAGTCTACGAATATTCCCTAGGACTCAAACGCTCCTAA